The Xenorhabdus doucetiae genome has a window encoding:
- the recC gene encoding exodeoxyribonuclease V subunit gamma — MFSVYHSNQLDILKELMVVLIGENPLSDPFGKEVILVQSPGMSQWLQIQLAEKLGIAANMEFPLPATFIWQMFTCVLPDIPKESAFSKDAMKWKLMALLPDLLTEPEFSALRHYLDQDIDKRKIHQLAGRIADLFDQYLVYRPQWLENWENGQLIDGLSSNQLWQKRLWIELTAYTRQLQQPLWHRANLYQRFITTLEAGNFPLEDLPARIFICGISVLPPAYLQVLKVLGKHIDIHLMFTNPCQYYWGDIQSYAFLAKLASRKPKHYKNNQLLERFKEPENASSLFNEEGEQALNNPLLASWGKLGRDHLYLLSQLEPDSDIHAFVDLEPDSVLHQIQQDILNLEDHAQIGSTENSFKHSLKKRPFNRVDRSLTFHSCHSPQREVEVLQDQLLHLLDDDPSLTPRDIIVMMADIDSYAPYIQAVFGNAPDDRYIPFAISDRKVRQAHPVLQAFITLLDLPQSRFTAEQVLALLEVPALANKFAIQEDGLRLLRRWVKESGICWGLDDDNIAALSLPTTGQNTWRFGLTRMLLGYAMDSHAGPWNEVLPYDESSGLAAELAGQLAEFLMELNRWRKILSEEQQLTDWLAVCPQLLDTFFDADDEIELVLALITQQWQKVIDDGLNAHYGESIPLVLLRDELALRFDDEKISQRFLAGALNFCTLMPMRSIPFKVVCLLGMNDGVYPRTIPPLGFDLMAEKTQRGDRKRRDDDRYLFLEALVSAEQFLYISYIGKSIRDDTACNPSVLVNELLDYICQSFCLSGDEMRNVDDSAKNVREHLLAQHTRVPFASENFLPDHQLQSYAAEWLPAATQQGVSVTDFCQPIAFDRSEVKEVALDDLIRFYRHPVRAFFQQRLKVHFVIEEMELPEEEPFVLDNLQRYQFNQLLLSILIEQGAPESLFCHLRASGGLPYGSFGEVYWLEQLESMQPLAAKVREERTASFPIELYEKLDAVMLTGRINQVQPDGVLRWRPVNLTANDGIQLWIEHLACCLSGAASESRLYGTGKKGKKEKEDKKVSEYRFLPLEQDQAKHYLNQMIEGYFQGMSEPLPLFCRSGWAWLVDCFDKETGEIDFSEEMQQHAENKFMEQWLGTHDRKGESADHYVQRAFRQADQSLLERMKREIQRYLLPMARHSNGSLLK, encoded by the coding sequence ATGTTTAGCGTTTATCATTCAAATCAGCTCGATATTCTCAAGGAGTTGATGGTGGTATTGATCGGGGAGAATCCCCTGTCTGACCCATTTGGCAAAGAAGTGATTTTGGTGCAAAGCCCGGGGATGTCACAGTGGTTGCAAATTCAGTTGGCAGAAAAACTGGGCATTGCGGCGAATATGGAATTCCCGCTGCCGGCCACGTTTATTTGGCAGATGTTTACGTGCGTGTTGCCGGATATTCCCAAAGAAAGTGCTTTCAGTAAGGATGCCATGAAATGGAAATTAATGGCCCTGCTGCCCGATTTGTTGACGGAACCGGAGTTTTCAGCACTCAGGCACTATCTTGATCAGGATATTGATAAACGCAAGATCCACCAGTTGGCGGGCAGGATTGCCGACCTGTTTGACCAATATCTGGTTTATCGCCCACAGTGGTTAGAAAACTGGGAAAATGGTCAATTAATTGATGGCTTGAGCAGCAACCAGTTATGGCAAAAAAGGCTATGGATTGAACTGACCGCCTATACCCGTCAGCTACAACAACCTTTGTGGCACCGTGCTAATTTGTACCAGCGATTTATCACGACCTTGGAAGCAGGGAATTTTCCCTTGGAGGATCTTCCCGCGCGCATTTTCATCTGCGGGATATCGGTATTACCGCCTGCTTACCTGCAAGTCCTCAAGGTATTGGGTAAACATATTGATATTCATCTTATGTTCACTAATCCATGCCAATATTATTGGGGCGATATTCAGAGTTATGCTTTTCTTGCCAAATTAGCCAGCCGTAAACCAAAACATTATAAAAACAATCAATTGCTGGAAAGATTTAAAGAGCCAGAAAACGCCTCATCGCTCTTTAATGAAGAAGGAGAGCAGGCGCTGAATAATCCCTTGCTGGCCTCTTGGGGAAAATTGGGCAGGGATCACCTTTACCTGTTGTCACAATTGGAGCCAGATTCTGATATTCATGCTTTTGTTGACTTAGAACCTGATTCTGTCTTGCACCAAATCCAACAAGATATCCTTAATCTTGAAGATCATGCCCAGATCGGTTCGACAGAAAATAGCTTCAAACATAGTCTCAAGAAGCGCCCATTTAATCGTGTTGATCGCTCCCTGACTTTTCATTCATGTCATAGCCCGCAAAGAGAGGTCGAAGTCTTACAGGATCAACTCCTGCATTTGCTGGATGATGACCCTTCGCTGACGCCGAGGGATATCATTGTGATGATGGCAGATATTGATAGCTATGCGCCCTATATTCAGGCGGTTTTTGGCAATGCTCCCGATGATCGTTATATCCCTTTTGCCATCTCTGACCGTAAAGTCCGTCAGGCACATCCTGTCTTACAGGCATTCATTACCTTGCTGGATTTGCCGCAGAGTCGGTTTACGGCAGAACAGGTATTGGCATTGTTGGAAGTCCCGGCCTTAGCCAACAAATTCGCGATTCAGGAGGACGGGCTACGTTTATTGCGGCGTTGGGTAAAAGAGTCCGGCATTTGCTGGGGGCTGGATGATGACAATATTGCCGCCTTATCTTTGCCTACTACAGGGCAGAATACCTGGCGTTTTGGTCTGACCCGCATGCTACTGGGTTATGCGATGGATAGCCATGCCGGGCCGTGGAATGAGGTTTTGCCTTATGATGAATCCAGTGGCTTGGCTGCCGAATTAGCCGGACAATTGGCCGAGTTTTTAATGGAACTGAATCGCTGGCGTAAGATTTTGAGCGAAGAACAGCAACTGACGGATTGGTTAGCGGTATGTCCGCAACTGCTGGACACCTTTTTCGACGCGGATGATGAAATTGAACTGGTTCTGGCGCTGATTACGCAACAATGGCAAAAAGTGATTGATGACGGCTTGAATGCGCATTATGGCGAAAGCATTCCTTTGGTGCTGCTACGCGATGAGCTGGCACTGCGTTTTGATGATGAGAAGATCAGCCAACGCTTCCTGGCCGGCGCCCTCAATTTTTGTACCCTGATGCCGATGCGCTCCATTCCGTTTAAGGTGGTTTGCCTGCTGGGAATGAATGACGGGGTTTATCCGCGTACTATTCCGCCGCTTGGGTTTGATTTGATGGCAGAAAAAACCCAGCGGGGAGACAGGAAACGGCGCGACGATGACCGCTATCTGTTTCTGGAAGCGTTAGTTTCGGCGGAGCAATTTCTTTATATTAGCTATATCGGTAAATCCATTCGCGATGATACGGCATGCAATCCATCCGTCTTGGTTAACGAATTACTGGATTATATTTGCCAGAGTTTTTGCTTATCCGGTGATGAAATGCGCAATGTTGATGACAGCGCCAAAAATGTCAGAGAGCATTTGCTGGCACAGCATACCCGTGTGCCTTTTGCGTCGGAAAATTTCTTACCTGACCACCAGTTACAAAGCTATGCCGCAGAATGGTTACCCGCCGCGACCCAGCAAGGGGTTTCAGTCACGGATTTTTGTCAGCCGATTGCTTTTGATCGCAGTGAGGTCAAAGAAGTGGCACTGGATGACTTGATCCGCTTCTATCGACATCCTGTCCGGGCGTTTTTTCAGCAACGGTTGAAAGTGCATTTTGTCATTGAAGAGATGGAGTTGCCGGAAGAAGAACCTTTTGTGCTGGATAACCTGCAACGCTATCAATTTAACCAACTCCTGTTAAGCATCCTGATAGAACAGGGAGCACCTGAATCGTTGTTCTGCCATCTCCGGGCGTCGGGAGGGTTGCCCTATGGTTCCTTTGGCGAAGTTTATTGGCTGGAGCAACTTGAATCGATGCAGCCCTTGGCTGCGAAGGTACGTGAAGAGAGAACCGCATCTTTTCCCATTGAGCTGTATGAGAAATTAGACGCTGTGATGTTGACCGGCAGAATTAATCAGGTACAACCTGACGGAGTTTTACGTTGGCGGCCAGTGAACTTAACGGCCAATGATGGCATCCAACTATGGATTGAACATCTTGCCTGTTGTCTTTCAGGTGCTGCCAGTGAAAGCCGCCTATATGGAACGGGTAAAAAAGGGAAAAAAGAGAAGGAAGATAAAAAGGTTTCAGAATATCGCTTCTTGCCACTGGAGCAGGATCAAGCGAAACACTATCTGAACCAGATGATCGAGGGCTATTTTCAAGGAATGTCTGAACCCCTCCCCTTGTTTTGCCGAAGCGGCTGGGCATGGTTAGTTGACTGTTTTGATAAGGAAACAGGAGAAATCGATTTTAGCGAAGAGATGCAACAACATGCTGAAAATAAATTCATGGAACAGTGGCTGGGAACCCATGACAGAAAAGGGGAAAGCGCGGATCACTATGTACAACGGGCTTTCCGGCAAGCTGATCAATCACTTTTGGAGCGAATGAAGCGTGAAATTCAGCGCTATTTATTGCCGATGGCACGTCACTCCAATGGATCATTATTGAAATAA
- the thyA gene encoding thymidylate synthase: MKQYLDLMKKVLEEGTAKDDRTGTGTLSIFGHQMRFNLQEGFPLVTTKRCHIRSIIHELLWFLNGDTNTQYLHDNGVSIWDEWADENGDLGPVYGKQWRAWGAADGRQIDQLTQVIEQLKSDPDSRRIIVSAWNVGELDKMALAPCHAFFQFYVADGKLSCQLYQRSCDVFLGLPFNIASYALLVHMMAQQCDLEVGDFVWTGGDTHLYSNHLEQTKLQLSREPRALPQLVIKRKPDSLFDYQFEDFEIVDYDPHPGIKAPVAI; this comes from the coding sequence ATGAAACAGTATCTGGATTTAATGAAAAAAGTGCTGGAAGAGGGCACAGCAAAAGATGACCGTACAGGAACGGGAACACTCTCTATCTTTGGTCATCAGATGCGTTTCAATTTGCAAGAAGGATTCCCACTGGTCACCACCAAGCGTTGTCATATTCGCTCGATTATCCATGAATTACTCTGGTTCTTAAATGGCGATACCAATACCCAATACCTGCATGATAATGGCGTGTCTATTTGGGATGAATGGGCTGACGAAAATGGCGATTTAGGGCCGGTTTACGGTAAACAATGGCGTGCCTGGGGCGCTGCGGATGGCCGTCAAATCGATCAATTGACGCAGGTTATTGAGCAGTTGAAAAGTGATCCTGATTCACGCCGGATCATCGTTTCCGCATGGAACGTCGGGGAATTAGATAAAATGGCATTGGCGCCATGCCATGCTTTTTTCCAGTTCTACGTCGCAGACGGTAAACTTTCCTGCCAGCTTTACCAGCGCTCTTGTGACGTGTTTTTAGGCTTGCCGTTCAACATCGCCAGCTACGCACTATTAGTACATATGATGGCGCAACAGTGTGATCTTGAAGTGGGTGATTTTGTTTGGACGGGCGGTGATACCCATCTTTACAGCAATCACCTGGAACAGACTAAACTGCAATTAAGCCGCGAACCCCGTGCGTTACCTCAGTTAGTGATTAAGCGGAAACCCGATTCACTGTTCGATTATCAATTCGAAGACTTTGAGATTGTGGATTATGATCCACATCCCGGTATTAAAGCCCCGGTTGCCATTTAA
- a CDS encoding YgdB family protein, whose translation MADKQQGNILLVSIMMLLALSLMMLKALHYQQESAMLMMMDEQNYLQAFGRAESSLEWGKVQSWPIHQQDAGAWFCQQHTEFHLTSCLKHYSGNLFLLKGVAQFTSGQKLELYQWMKQMKSLKQDTLISGALIPIESGWLDFCPVSQAEFCL comes from the coding sequence ATGGCGGATAAGCAACAGGGCAATATTCTGCTGGTATCGATAATGATGCTATTGGCACTGAGTTTGATGATGTTGAAAGCGCTCCATTATCAACAGGAAAGCGCCATGTTGATGATGATGGATGAACAAAACTATTTGCAGGCTTTTGGGCGCGCTGAATCATCACTGGAATGGGGGAAGGTGCAATCATGGCCGATCCATCAGCAAGATGCAGGCGCTTGGTTTTGCCAGCAACACACTGAATTTCACTTAACCAGTTGCCTCAAGCACTATTCAGGCAATCTTTTCTTATTAAAAGGGGTTGCTCAATTTACCTCAGGGCAAAAACTTGAACTTTATCAATGGATGAAACAGATGAAATCCTTAAAGCAAGATACACTTATTTCTGGTGCACTGATCCCCATTGAAAGCGGTTGGCTGGATTTTTGTCCTGTCTCTCAGGCTGAATTTTGTTTATGA
- a CDS encoding prepilin-type N-terminal cleavage/methylation domain-containing protein, protein MKILSLFGRQRQQEGMSLPEVMVASAVFAISLLGLMRYHQALSANFQQYWGQLKAVRYAYDQLEQYERLAGQIDWQKTAGETIPRGWKVEFQREFHAWGCYQVTIKLTVHYNKPSKLERWFCTSGSIDV, encoded by the coding sequence ATGAAAATACTGAGCTTATTTGGGCGACAAAGACAACAAGAGGGCATGAGTTTGCCCGAAGTCATGGTTGCGTCTGCCGTATTTGCGATCTCTTTATTGGGTTTAATGCGTTACCATCAAGCCTTGTCAGCTAATTTCCAACAATATTGGGGGCAGCTTAAAGCGGTACGATATGCCTATGACCAGTTAGAACAATACGAACGTTTGGCAGGCCAGATTGATTGGCAGAAAACGGCAGGAGAAACGATACCGCGGGGCTGGAAAGTGGAATTTCAGCGAGAATTTCACGCTTGGGGCTGCTATCAAGTAACGATTAAGCTGACAGTACATTACAATAAACCCAGTAAATTAGAACGTTGGTTTTGTACAAGTGGGAGCATTGATGTTTAG
- a CDS encoding prepilin peptidase-dependent protein has protein sequence MTPTRFYCKPKQEGFSLLEIMVALLISSVIFVAMTKTYPVLSGQILDLYRKYRLHYLVDRTAHLMEKDIRRAGYCRDRKQCKGDPLIIQHKNTEATNSCLIVAFDLNLNNRWEKPDHIDAEFFGYRLNNRLLEWKRGAADCQESGWERLFDPKEVVINRFHLEKSRAKDGVTFITLSIDAHWLKSSSIRHRYQATIRLRNIREK, from the coding sequence GTGACGCCGACTCGTTTTTATTGCAAGCCAAAGCAGGAAGGATTTTCCTTGTTGGAAATCATGGTGGCGCTGTTAATCAGTAGCGTAATTTTTGTTGCCATGACAAAAACTTATCCGGTTCTGTCAGGCCAAATTCTCGATCTCTATCGAAAATATCGATTGCATTATTTGGTGGACAGAACCGCCCATCTGATGGAGAAAGATATCCGGCGGGCAGGTTATTGTCGGGATAGAAAACAATGCAAAGGTGATCCATTGATCATTCAACATAAAAATACGGAAGCGACCAACTCCTGTTTGATTGTGGCTTTTGATCTCAATTTAAATAATCGATGGGAAAAACCGGATCATATTGACGCTGAATTTTTTGGTTATCGCTTAAATAACCGTCTCCTTGAGTGGAAAAGGGGGGCGGCGGATTGTCAGGAAAGCGGTTGGGAAAGGTTATTTGATCCCAAAGAGGTTGTCATTAATCGCTTTCATCTTGAAAAATCACGGGCAAAAGACGGGGTGACTTTTATCACTTTGTCCATTGATGCCCATTGGTTGAAATCCTCATCAATAAGGCATCGCTATCAAGCGACAATCCGGCTGCGCAATATCAGGGAAAAGTGA
- a CDS encoding prepilin peptidase-dependent protein: protein MKEYKCLHQQNGFTLLELLVAMLIISISLSWGLYHWGKYQSRLHLQSAVHNVLSFMERQQALANYLNQDRTLWLVTGQPWCLISSVTKITACDEGDGERVNSPHDEVFLSFSTTDRIDFYGIRNTAMPASFTLTNPAGEISVVISGRGRIRTCSNTINPLPHCEGIKNP, encoded by the coding sequence ATGAAGGAATATAAATGTCTTCACCAGCAAAATGGATTTACCTTATTGGAGTTACTGGTAGCGATGCTCATTATTTCGATTAGCTTGTCTTGGGGGTTGTATCATTGGGGGAAATATCAAAGCCGTCTGCATTTGCAATCAGCGGTGCATAATGTGCTGTCTTTTATGGAAAGGCAGCAGGCCTTGGCAAATTATTTAAATCAGGATCGTACCTTATGGTTAGTGACAGGGCAGCCTTGGTGCCTGATATCGTCTGTCACCAAAATAACCGCTTGCGATGAAGGGGATGGGGAACGGGTTAATTCTCCTCATGACGAGGTGTTTTTGTCCTTTTCCACGACGGATCGCATTGATTTTTATGGCATCAGAAATACAGCAATGCCAGCCAGTTTCACCCTGACAAACCCAGCGGGTGAAATTAGTGTCGTCATTTCAGGACGCGGGAGGATCAGGACATGCAGCAATACCATTAATCCGCTTCCGCATTGTGAGGGAATAAAAAACCCGTGA
- a CDS encoding alanyl-tRNA editing protein → MLNNSVIESSFMTGQLSLDAVVIDLFKYSDGYIVITDNSPFYPKNYKWGDQKSDRGVITFNHHELNIIRTYTAAIIDGQIYIDQNIPNKLNAEDKLIPAHYLSSLNGLEDQFIIGEKVKLSVDAETRHKISAAHSMAHFMSLALNKAANKYWNKSYETDSLGNFNLDKAAIFKSSISELKSIDIYRFGKSIKKKGFDKSSFMENIDHACEEINITLKNWLVAGSEIQVEYTSKNIQDLRLWKSTVENHPVVIPCGGTHIINTAEIKDVKVEINPGESDEYIVIITHCDLR, encoded by the coding sequence ATGTTAAATAATTCAGTAATTGAATCATCTTTTATGACTGGGCAATTAAGCCTGGATGCAGTGGTCATTGATCTATTCAAATATAGCGATGGATATATTGTTATTACAGACAATAGCCCTTTTTACCCCAAAAATTATAAATGGGGTGATCAAAAAAGTGATAGGGGAGTTATCACTTTTAATCATCATGAATTAAATATTATTAGGACTTATACTGCGGCTATCATTGACGGGCAGATTTATATTGACCAGAATATACCCAATAAATTAAATGCAGAAGATAAACTTATTCCGGCACACTATTTATCATCATTAAATGGTCTGGAAGATCAATTTATCATAGGTGAAAAAGTTAAATTATCTGTTGATGCTGAAACCAGACATAAAATCAGTGCCGCGCATAGCATGGCACACTTTATGTCTTTAGCCTTGAACAAAGCAGCTAATAAATATTGGAATAAAAGTTATGAAACGGATAGCTTAGGAAATTTTAACTTGGATAAAGCAGCAATATTTAAATCATCAATTTCTGAGTTAAAATCAATAGATATATATAGGTTTGGTAAATCGATCAAGAAAAAAGGATTTGATAAATCTTCATTTATGGAAAACATTGACCATGCCTGTGAAGAAATAAATATCACGCTGAAAAATTGGCTTGTAGCGGGGAGTGAAATACAGGTTGAATATACATCAAAAAATATTCAAGATTTACGATTATGGAAAAGTACAGTAGAAAATCACCCTGTTGTTATTCCGTGTGGTGGAACCCATATAATAAATACAGCAGAAATCAAGGATGTCAAAGTGGAAATAAACCCAGGGGAAAGTGACGAATATATTGTAATCATAACACATTGTGATTTGAGATAA
- the ptrA gene encoding pitrilysin, translating into MPKYVIRIMTMLFLLFFGATAYAQSPWQPLPDTIHKSDRDPRQYKAIKLQNGMTVLLVADEKAIKSLAAVSLPVGHMENPDNQLGLAHYLEHMVLMGSKRYPQSGGFTEFLQKHGGSHNASTNANRTAFYLEVENGALAEAVDRLADALAEPLLDPVNADRERHAVDNEMTIARAGEGHRMWQIRSETINPAHPNARFAGGNLETLKDKLGSKLQTALVDFYQRYYSANLMKGVVYGHQSIDKLAQIAAETLGRIPDRHASVPAITVPAVTDNEKGIIIHYVPAQPHKTLRLEFSIADNSADFRSKTDAYVGYLIGSNNSQNTLAGWLLKQGLIESIDASANPKTDGNSGTFDIYVSLTDKGLEQRDQVIAAIFSYINLLKQQGINKRYFDEMTNVFNLSFQYASIVRNMNYIEGLSDAMLQLPVSHVLDAGYVADAFNPKAIASRLDELTPENARIWFISPTEPHNKEAYFVQAPYQVNKITPKQLTEWKKLAKEDVFSLPELNPYIPDDLSLVKKTSGSQKQPKMILEKPNVRALYMPSQYFADEPKGSIILEMRHPDGMKTIKDQLADTLFAYLSTAALDRLNYQASVAGMWVSTDYAEGLRIMAGGFTQHLPELLTSAIEQYLSFVPSQEKLEQAKSWYREQIEVANNSKAYQMAVQPISQLANVPYFEQAERLKVLDTITIDDIVKYRQKMIQQAALQAMVFGNFTEQQGIDIIQAAQQQLANQGTVWWTGEHVVIDRNYAVNFKRTASSTDNALAEIYIPTGYDRITGYVYSNVLSSILSPWFFDQLRTTEQLGYVVSASNSGIGEQFGLGFLVQSNSKQPDYLHQRYQGFYQQADKKLKAMSDAEFEQYKKSLLTEMREPPQTFYSEVARYEGDFGLNNFKFDTREKTIAALEKVTKAQIIAFYEKAVIKRQGLALISQVTGKKGTAPQYAELKGWKTYDYVSDFQKQLPVKVNAL; encoded by the coding sequence ATGCCTAAGTACGTTATCCGCATCATGACGATGCTCTTTTTGCTGTTTTTTGGGGCGACAGCCTATGCCCAATCGCCTTGGCAGCCATTACCCGATACGATCCACAAAAGTGATCGCGATCCTCGTCAATATAAAGCCATTAAATTGCAAAATGGGATGACAGTTCTGCTGGTTGCTGATGAGAAAGCCATTAAATCCTTGGCAGCCGTCTCGTTGCCGGTCGGTCATATGGAAAATCCAGATAATCAGCTTGGTCTGGCTCACTATCTTGAGCACATGGTATTAATGGGCTCCAAGCGCTATCCGCAGTCGGGAGGGTTTACTGAATTTTTGCAAAAACATGGGGGAAGCCATAACGCCAGTACAAATGCCAACCGTACTGCATTCTATCTGGAAGTTGAAAATGGCGCTTTGGCAGAAGCCGTGGATCGCCTTGCCGATGCGCTGGCTGAACCTCTGCTGGACCCGGTTAATGCCGATCGTGAACGTCATGCTGTTGATAATGAAATGACCATTGCTCGTGCGGGTGAAGGGCATCGCATGTGGCAGATCCGTTCCGAAACCATTAATCCGGCTCACCCCAATGCGCGTTTTGCCGGCGGAAACTTAGAAACACTCAAAGATAAACTTGGCAGCAAATTACAGACGGCACTGGTTGACTTTTACCAGCGCTATTACTCCGCCAATTTGATGAAAGGCGTGGTATATGGCCATCAATCGATTGATAAATTGGCGCAGATTGCGGCAGAAACGCTTGGACGTATTCCGGATCGGCATGCTTCGGTGCCGGCCATTACGGTGCCGGCAGTCACAGATAATGAAAAAGGCATCATTATCCATTATGTGCCGGCACAACCGCATAAAACCTTGCGACTGGAATTTAGCATTGCGGACAACAGTGCCGATTTTCGCAGTAAAACCGACGCCTATGTCGGGTATTTGATTGGTAGTAATAACAGTCAAAATACCTTAGCGGGTTGGTTATTGAAGCAAGGGCTAATCGAAAGTATCGACGCCAGTGCCAACCCCAAAACGGATGGTAACTCCGGGACATTTGATATTTATGTTTCGCTGACGGATAAGGGGCTTGAACAGCGTGATCAAGTTATCGCTGCCATCTTTTCTTACATTAACCTGCTAAAACAACAGGGTATCAATAAGCGTTATTTCGATGAAATGACAAATGTCTTTAATTTGTCTTTCCAGTATGCGTCAATCGTGCGGAATATGAACTATATTGAAGGGCTATCCGATGCCATGTTGCAATTGCCTGTTTCCCATGTATTGGATGCAGGTTATGTGGCAGATGCCTTCAATCCAAAAGCGATAGCCAGCCGTCTGGATGAATTAACGCCTGAAAATGCGCGCATTTGGTTTATCAGCCCAACCGAACCGCATAACAAAGAGGCTTATTTCGTACAGGCTCCGTATCAAGTTAATAAAATTACGCCAAAACAATTGACTGAATGGAAAAAGCTCGCAAAAGAAGATGTATTCTCGTTGCCTGAGTTGAATCCCTATATTCCTGATGATTTATCCTTGGTGAAAAAAACATCGGGTAGCCAAAAACAGCCTAAAATGATTTTGGAAAAGCCCAATGTTCGCGCGCTGTATATGCCAAGCCAATATTTTGCGGATGAACCAAAGGGAAGCATCATATTGGAGATGCGTCATCCTGATGGTATGAAAACCATTAAGGATCAGCTTGCCGATACGTTGTTTGCCTATTTATCTACTGCTGCCCTTGACCGACTGAATTATCAGGCATCTGTCGCGGGCATGTGGGTCTCAACCGATTATGCTGAGGGTTTGAGGATCATGGCAGGGGGTTTTACGCAACATTTACCCGAATTGTTAACCTCAGCCATAGAACAGTACCTCTCATTTGTGCCATCTCAGGAAAAACTGGAGCAGGCGAAATCATGGTATCGGGAACAAATTGAAGTCGCCAATAACAGCAAGGCCTACCAAATGGCCGTGCAGCCCATTTCCCAACTGGCGAATGTACCTTATTTTGAACAGGCTGAAAGATTGAAGGTGTTGGATACCATCACGATTGACGATATTGTGAAATATCGCCAAAAAATGATCCAACAGGCGGCTTTACAGGCGATGGTCTTCGGTAATTTCACCGAGCAGCAGGGTATTGACATCATTCAAGCGGCACAGCAGCAGCTTGCCAATCAAGGAACGGTGTGGTGGACGGGCGAACACGTTGTTATTGACCGTAATTATGCGGTTAATTTTAAAAGAACCGCGAGCAGTACGGATAACGCGCTGGCGGAAATCTATATTCCAACGGGGTATGACCGTATCACGGGATATGTTTATTCCAATGTGTTGAGTAGCATTTTGTCACCGTGGTTCTTTGATCAATTGCGGACGACAGAACAGCTTGGCTACGTGGTTTCAGCCTCCAACTCAGGAATAGGTGAACAATTTGGGCTGGGTTTTCTGGTGCAAAGTAACAGTAAACAACCGGATTACCTGCATCAACGTTATCAGGGCTTCTACCAACAGGCGGATAAAAAGCTGAAAGCGATGTCTGATGCTGAGTTTGAGCAGTATAAAAAATCACTGCTAACAGAAATGCGTGAACCTCCACAGACTTTCTATTCAGAAGTCGCGCGCTATGAGGGAGACTTTGGGCTAAATAACTTCAAATTTGATACCCGTGAGAAAACCATCGCCGCGCTGGAGAAAGTCACCAAAGCGCAGATCATTGCGTTTTATGAAAAAGCGGTGATTAAACGTCAGGGACTGGCGCTAATATCCCAAGTTACCGGAAAAAAAGGTACAGCTCCTCAATATGCAGAGCTGAAAGGCTGGAAAACTTACGATTATGTGTCAGATTTCCAGAAGCAATTACCGGTTAAGGTGAATGCTCTGTGA